The genomic segment TAAAAAGTGGCCCCTGGGAGGATGTTCAGAAGCTCTGGTAACCCGGGGCCGTTTGAGCATCTGCACCTTGTTGTGCGTGACAGGGTAACACCGTGTTCCGCATGCAGAACGCTGGCTGAAGCTTTTCTTGTTGTAACTTGGAGGTGAATGCGGACGTGCCGACACCAAACAATACAATTTCTGTTAATAACAGGTGGCCTCTTTCTCCACACCTTTATTTTATAGATTACGGGATTTATATTCATGCCAACCAGAGCTTTAGGCATCAAAAcaaatgttgaaattttttaATCATCTATTAAAAATCACGTTCTTtatgtctctttttatttctaaatagaGGTGTCTATTTAGGAGATTTCTTTGCAAGTGTTGACACGTGCGCCTTAGCCTGATTTCACCTGAGTGTCGGTAAACTGTGCGTTATGttgaaaatggaacaaaaccaccgaaaaatccccaaacctcCAATAGTGCCAATGGTCAGTGGAGGGCATCGCTCTTTTGTAGGCTTTGATACGGCAATATTGATCAATAGCTGGACCATACGACCCTTAATGTTTTTAAAGGAGGAATTCTAGGAGGACATACACCCGTGAATGCTAATCagtgccttttcttcttccttgtgcTTTTCTGTTAGCTTGTGCTGTACATTGCTCCTGTATTTTACACCagaaattcttcagaaaaactGCCTATTTTATTCTAAGATGTACAGCGCAAGGAGCTGGACCGGTGACCTTCAGCGTGGGTGCACAGATTTGCAGTGTGCACAGGGAATGTCTGGAGCTTTGAGGTGACTGGGATGCTGCTGTTGGCCGCCACTTGAGTTACTTGCTGCCCGCAGCAGCCGTGGATTTTGACCGTAGCGCCTTCTCTTCaccatatattttttaaatgcttattaTTTTGCAGTTTACAAAAATGACAAAGACTACCGGCTTGTCAGAAGACATCGTGTGGAACTGCAAGATCCTGCTCAAGGAGAGGGACGTGGTTCTGAAGCTTATGAATAAATGCGAAGAAATTTCCAATAAACTGACGAAACAAGTAACCAGAATAACTGAGGATGGAGGATGTGGATGGAACATAGAGCAACCCTCCACTCTGAACCAGAGGTacctttcccttttttataCTTAGATGTCTGATAGGAAGATATGCTTGAAGACTGGGATTTTCAAAGCTGTCGTGTCTCAAAGTAGAGTTGCAAACGCTGGACGCTTTGCAGCTATTGGAGAGTGATGTGCAACACTTCAGGGAATCAATATAATGTTTTTAAGTGCATCAGGAAAGCAGGTGAGGAGGTTACGAACATAAACCCAGGAATATGTAACGGTGCACAATACCTTGTTTTACTTGCTCCGGTTTTTGATGAATGTAGAAGCCAACCCTGAGCGGTTGGATCATGAGTTGTCAACTCATATCAAAGCAAACTGCTGTTGTAGGGGACCTTCTGTTTCAAAGAGGCCAAATTGAAGTGGATCCGAGCAAACTTGTAAAGTTTATCAGCCGGACTGAAGACCTTGGTCAGGAATTCAGATGTATTAATACAACATAATCGGGAAACCTGTATCCGGTGGGAGGGACACCAGGGAGGAAAGCTTTGTTTCAGAGAGGTGAATTAGGAAGGATCTCCAAATGGATATTGGGAATAAAGAGAATTGAGGAGGAATGGAAATGGGTGTGGTGGGGGACAATTAGgctgggggtttggggtgatcagtgatgtttctttgtggtttgtgtgtgttcGTGTGGGTTTTTTAGTTGTTTGGTGCCGACACCTCCAGTAATTGTACAGCAGAGCAAACTTGGCGGTGCAGCTGCTGAATGCCACTGgattttgtgtggtttttaaaaCTAGCAGTTGTGTAACTGCTGTTAATTGGTTGTGGATCGTTGATTTTAGAAGAAAGGTATTCATTGTGGTGTACATTTGGTTCATTTGAGATGTGTGAAAGATCAGATTGACTACCTGGAAAGTTCGGAAACACTCTTTGGTGTCCAGGTGGCCGCTTAAATGAAGTTCGTGTTTTTCACTACACGAGGAGACCTGGACCGCATTAAAATACAAGTAATGTTCACCTTAGGTTCATCACAGAAAGGTACAGTTGTGCTTCACGGAGAAACAACTAAAAATGGTAACACATTAGGCTTGATTTCTTAACAGTTTGGAGCTGAAGCCGTATCAGAAGATTGGTTTGAACTGGTTGGCGCTGCTGCATAAACACGGGTTGAATGGCATATTGGCTGATGAAATGGTAAGTGccaaatgaattatttaagaaccattaaaagctttgcaaaaataacttcattaaattctttcattttccagaaacCCCAAGCAGGTTCTAAGTCATTTGTTTCAGGTGATATAAGTAATTAATATTGCAAACAGTTTCTCCACGTGTTGAGAAGCTGCAGTTTCTGCCACCCCAGGTTACCCTCAAACCGTTCATTTTAACAGCTCCTTGCCCACAAATCTAACTCATACTACTTGCCCAGCATTTAGTTGCAGTGAGCCCCTGTCTTCTACATTTCCCCATCAGTTTCAAAGGCCGTGAGTGAGTGGATGGGTTTTGAAATCCGTGGTGTGGAAAACACAAAAGTGAGTGTTGGTGGGAAAGAAATCTGATTTTCCTATTAAATTCCCCTTTGCAAATAGCTGCGAAATCCTTTGTACAATTGGCTCAAATGGAAGGAAACAGTTAGTTTGCAGGTAACCGTTGGTCTGCAGCACCGTCTGGTTTGGGTCGGTAAAGTTTTGAAGATTTAAGGGGTGAATTTGAACTAAAACGAAAATCTTTATAAATGGGAAAGATGAATCCCTGATGCTCCAATGTGGAGCTGAAAAGATGCTTGAGTTTCATTGTGATTGAGCTTGTCTTGTGCAAAACAGTGTGGTTACACGGAACGAGTTTATAATCTTCACTCCACCATCCTTATCTTACGAGCACAAAACATGAGTATGTTCCACAGAtggtaaattttatttaaatggctttgttttctcttaggGCTTAGGAAAAACAATTCAAGCTATTGCGTTCCTAGCTTATCTCTACCAAGAGGGCCATAAGGGTCCCCATTTGATAGTTGTGCCGGTTTCAACATTAGGTAAGTTAAATGCTTCAAaatgatttgtttgtttaaaaaactgcTCATGGCCGGACTGTGAAACAGAtaattttgtgaaagaaaacttGATTTTCTTATGGTGATCTTCAGCGCCTCAAGTCATTGGGATTGGAATGCAAAGCACACTGAAGGCGCGCTTGTGCTGAATCAATCACACCTGACATGGACTTGGTTTTTAATATGCTGCACAGACAGTAAAGTACTTATTACATTTGGCGTGTTTATCAAAGTCTTTTTCCTGACTGCATATTGGCTGAAATTCCCAGTCTTCAGGCTGTGCTGGGCATTGGGTTTCACGGCATTTGAGACGTTCCGTGGGGTTTTTGCCCCTTTGCTGCACAGAATGCGTCAGAGCAGATCCAAATCCTACAACGATGGGGTTTTGCTGTCTTTTCCTTGTGTGTTCTGCTTGTTCAATGGCCTCGGTTGAATGCGAGAAGAATATGGTGCAACAAAATGTGTCAGCGAAGCCCGTGAGTTGAGTAGAAACTGGGTTTTTGTGGAGTTAAATTGACCTTTGTGGAGTGATtcgagaaaggagaaagcagcaagTTGGATTTGgacagaaaatgctgcttttaatgtaaaatacttATTGAGGCTTCAAAAATTTCTCTGAACACATGAGAAGAGCTTCACGTTGTTGGATGCCCGTTTGAAGTTGCCGTTTGCAGCGTGCTTTTGAAATCCAACAGAACCCGTCTTGTTAATAGCTCTCAAAAAGGCACGTTAATTAAAAGCTGAGGGGTGCGTAAAGGTGTAAGTGGAGTTCCTTAAACTTCAGGAGCATTTAGAGGGATTTGCTTAAGAATCAGATGTTTGGTTTAATCCTGAGATGCGTCTGAAAGTATGTAAGACATACTAAAGCATAAAtgacttgtttttctctgtcttaATGATGCCTTCCAGATAACTGGATAAGAGAAATTCACCTGTGGTGTCCTGAGCTCAACATCCTTATTTACTATGGTGAGGAACACGATTTAGAAATGAACCTAATAATACAATTGCTCGGATGGTCAGCCTGAGAAAACATAATTGCTTATGTTTAAATACGCATCTCTTGCTGACTGCGTTTCTGTGGACGGTCTTAATTTTCATAGGTATATATTATAAAGGTATATATATAAGTACTTGTGCTCATTGCGTGCGCTGTTCTTCCACAGGATCCCAAGAAGATCGGAAACATCTCAGGGTGGACATTCACAACAAAGCCGTGGATTTCAATGTGATTGTAACTACGTAAGTGCAGAATTCGATAACCAGAGGGATGTGGTTGGCTTCCACTGACCTCTAGTGGCACAGAAACGCCAAGTCTGCATTTTGGTGAGGGGGGAAGGGAACGGGCTTTTGTCTTTAGGTGGCGATTAACTAGAATTTCGTTAATACTGTGGCAGATAGCACATCATAGATGCTTTAGACACCATTTGTCTCTCTATTAAGTAATAAATACTAATGAACACGTATTCCTTTGTAATAGATTTGCGCAGGTTTTTGGGAAGTCACGGAGAGCGCTGCCTCATGGAGTAAACTGTAATTATTTGCTAGGAGTGAGCCGTGTTCTGGTTGCTTTGACATCGTGCCCCCCGTGTATTCTGTCCATATCTCTTTGCAGTTTTAGGGAATTTCATACCGTTGTGATAGCCGTGTGTTCATGGTGAACGTGTCTTGCTCTGTCAGATACAACTGTGCCATCAGCAGCTCAGACGACCGGGGGCTgtttcgcaggctgaagctgaACTACGCAATTTTCGACGAAGGCCACATGCTGAAGAACATGAGCTCTGTGCGCTACCAGCACCTCATGACAATCAATGTAAGAGCTTCAATTATTGCTCAGTTTGGGGGAAACTCCCGTTTCCGCTGGTTTGCAGTGGTGGGCTGAGGCAGAACGGAGTCTGCACATCTGGAAAAGCTGGAGCACCGCTCTTTGTCTCATAACTGCGATTTTAGCACTGTGCTATTGGTACAGTAACTGTCTGCTTATGATCACTTATTACAGCTTAGTTTTCAACATCATCTTTTCATCAAAAGCGCTTTTCAAAAGGCGATCTTTAAGCGGTTCAACTATGGCTTTTGCTTGTAATTCAAAACTTGTGCCTAAATTCTTCATAGCAGTAGAGAAGATACAACGTGGGATGAACAATTGGcgtataatttaaaaaaacagccaaataaGATCCCCCCAGCGCCAGGAAGGCTGTTCTTACATCTAGATTAGGCTTCTTGAATAACCTGGAGTGTTGACTTAAGCAGGAAATTATTCCACGAGATCAAAATTGATTTTAAGTTTCAATAGTTATGGTTTATCAGCTTGTTTTCTCGGTTCTCCAGAGCTGCGTTGTTTCGgccagttttcatttttaagccGTTTGACAAATGTTTCTCGCTTCTGTTTTCCGCTTTGGACAAACAGGCAAAGAACCGCTTGCTGCTGACGGGGACTCCGGTGCAAAATAACCTGTTGGAGTTGATGTCCCTTCTGAATTTCGTCATGCCGCACATGTTCAGCAGCAGCACGAGCGAAATCCGAAGGATGTTCTcttcaaaagcagtaaggatTATATaagttctttctgaaaatagCTTTTGTTCTTTTGCTAGAACGCTGCTGTTGCTGCGTAACTTGTGTTTTATTGGTATCTTGGGGAAATGGGTGATGCAGTTGtgaaaaagtagaaaatgaaACGATGAAATAAGCCATTTAGAGTAAGAATGTGTCAGAACAAAGTATCTCAGAACACGAATGGTCCTCTTagatcccagagtgtcaggggttggagggccctggaaagctcatccagtgcaatccccccatggagcaggaacacccagatgaggttacacaggaaggtgtccaggcgggttggaatgtctgcacagaaggagactccacaacccccctgggcagcctgggccaggctctgccaccctcaccgggaacaagttgcttctcacatttaagtggaacctcctgtgttccagtttgcagccattgccccttgtcctgtcactggttgtcaccagaagagcctggctccatcctcctgacactccccctttccatattgatccccaggaatgagtcccccctcagtctcctcttgtccagctccagagccccagctccctcagcctttcctcacacgggagatgctccactccctccagcatcttggtggctgcgctggactctctgcagcagttccctgtcctgctggaactgaggggccacagctggacacaatattccaggtgtggtctccccagggcagagcagaggggcaggagaacctctctgacctactgaccacccccttctaacccaccacaggtaccattggcttcctggccacaagggcccagtgctggctcatggtcaccctgctgtccccaggacccccaggtccctttcccctacgctgctctctaatagctcattccccaacttacacttgaacctggggttgttcctgcccagattcaagactctacactcgcacctgttatatttcattacctttttccctgcccacctctccagcctgtccaggtctctgatggcagcacagcttccagtgtcaccactgctctcggctcggtgtcatcagcaaacttgctgacagtcactctgttccctcgtccaaatcattgatgaatatattgaacaggaccggccccagcactgccccctgaggcactgcgcTGGCTCTGTCTGTTCTGGCTGGGTGTTTCATCGGGTTGTAACAGTGAAGATAGTGTTGTTACAGCTGCAAACTCACACTGTGACTGAATCCTTGCAATATTTTCCTTAGAAGAGTGCGGAAGAACAAAGCATATATGAAAAGGAGAGGATCGCACATGCAAAGCAGATAATAAAACCATTCATCTTGAGAAGAGTAAAAGATGAGGTAATGTTGCATCTTTAAAATGCTGGGTTCCTATTCTCAAAAACCTGATGATCTTGGAGACTCAGAGTAGGATTTCAGATCAGATTTTGTCAGGGCTGGTTTTAGCTCTTTATCCAGGGAGAGCAAGAAACTTTTAGCAGTTTTCAAGTGAAAACGTGAACCTGCTGCAGCTTTGATGCTTATTATTCGCTGGCTATTTACAATTAGGCATTTTAGGTAAGAAAGATGACTGGAAGATGATTCGGTGCTGTCTAAGTGCTGAGAAGTGAGAAATCCTGCGCATTAATGACCAAAAGACTTATGACTTTATAATAACCGTGTTTTATCTTAACAAAGTTAACTGAAAGGTGGTGAGTATGTGTTTGTGCGTGGGTATGGCTAGAAATGGGTGTTGTAAGTTATTTTGCCGTCATCAAAacgtttcttttttcttccaaaatccaAACCCTGTTTAAATTCTTGTATTCAGAATCGCATAtgtaaaggaaagggaaaactcaGTAGTTACCTGAGTAGTAGTTTGCATCCTGCTGAGTCGGTGAAGCTGCAGCCAGTGGAAGGAGTTGGGAACAGAGCAGCTTGAAAGCAGCTTCTGAGCGAGTGCAGAATCCCGACTGTTTCCTGCAGTACAGTTTTCACCcgctgtgtttttattttgccagGTCCTGAAACAACTACCTCCCAAAAAAGACCTCATCGAATTATGTGCCATGTCTGagaagcaggagcagctctACTGTGATCTCTTAAACAAGCTCAAGAAGACTTTCAACAGCAACGGTGTGTGAGGTTCTCGTTGCCTTTCTTCACGCCCACTCGTCTGTCGGACGCGATCACAAAGCTCTCGCTTTGTCCAAGTGTCTAACGCTCGTTAACTGACCCGATCTTCTCTATGATCCTTTTTCTCCTGTCAGTTCAGGTACTGAGTGAACTGTCAAATTCTTTGTTTACAGAGAAAAACTCTGATATGGGAAATGTGATGATGCAACTtagaaaaatggcaaatcacCCTCTGCTGCATCGGCAGCATTACACGAGCGACAAGCTCCGGACAATGGCCACGCTGATGCTCAAGGTGAGGCGATGAGATGCAGAAGCAATGCTTAATTTCTCAGGATTTTTAATGCAACTTGAATAGATGTTCCTTATTTCCATCATTCAGTGTCTCTGCCGAACTGCAtccattgctgctgctttgtattTCTCTGCGTCTGTCCAGGGGTCTAATCGAGCTCTGTATGTATTTAGCACAGATTTTTGTATGGGCTGTTAGAATGGAGACAACGGCTGCGGGACTGCGGTCGTTTCCGTTCTCTGCCCTCTACCCcaaaattcagaagcaaagTGCATATGGAAAAAGATCTTGAGTGGGCAGTTGATTCATAGTTTCTGAGCAGCGAGAAATACAGGCTGTGCAGAACTGAAACAGGGAAGATACGAGTACTGAGGGCTGGTTTTTTGGAACTTGGCTGGGGTTCGTGCCTGTGGAGTTTGGGGAAGATTGTCGCTTTTCTCTCAAGTATTAAAGCGCTCTGCGAAAGCTGCCCCTGGCTTCCAGTTCCTTTCgctttgttttgaaacaaagcCAGCCGAGGTTGGGGAGAACGGAAGAAGCGACTGGTTGGTTTGCGGAGGATTTCTGTCCCAGGTTTATTCCGCCTGGTCCCGTCGTGCTCTCCAGatgtggcttttcttttcctctttcctccccgCATGACGTCCCCTGCCCACCCTACATCTTGGGCTGGGCGTCCCGTGTCTTCCACCGTCGGTGCAAGGATCGGGCCTCCCTTTTAGGGAATGTGTCTTCGGGGGAAGAGGTCTGCTAGGGGCCTCAAAGGTCATAGGGCTCGCTGGGATCTGCGTAACGGCCGTGGGGGCTGAGCCCATATTATAACTCTTAGTTTTTGGCAGGAAAAGCTCAGTGACACATGATCCTCTGCTACAGAGCTGGGATGCAGAGCTCGTCTCTCTTGGGCTCGCATGAGCCATGCTCTGGCATTTGTCCGTGTCTCGTCGTGCTGCTTTGTTCCCCCAGGCAGTTGGGATGTCTATGGTGGGTcggtttgggctttttcttgTCTGCCTGGTGAGGATTGTGCATTGCGTTACTTCTCGCAGGAACCCACCCATTGTGACGCCAACCCCGACCTTATCTTGGAAGACATGACAGTCATGACGGATTTTGAGCTGCACCTGCTTTGCAAGCAATATCCTCACATCAGCGACTACAAGTTGGGCATGGATCAGATCTTGGATTCGGGGAAGTTCAGGGCGCTGGAGCGCATCCTGTCCGACTTCAAAGAGAAGGTGGGTGCTGCAGGCGGCCAAAACTCCTTTTCCTGCCCATCTAAAGGGTGGCTCTGAACAGCTGCTTAAATTAACACCTGCCGGTTGTATGTGCAACCCGGTTGTGGAGTGTTACAACGTGACTTAGCGCATGGGCAGCATTGCAAACAATACTTGGAGCTCTGGATGTGCGGTCCTGCCCACACACGGCACTTCAGAGGCAGCTGCAATCAGCTTTCCCGTTTCTCCACGGTTCAGAATATTCACCCCGCGTTAGCGCTGCTCTCTGGGTGTACAGAGGGCTGCCTTCACTTTGGCAGCTCATCGGCCTCTTCTTGGCGGTTCAATAAGACCGGTACACCAGAATAATCGTGTGTTAGGCCGGCGTCAAGGTAAGAAGAGCTCACTGCTCTGAGTCGTAGGTTCAGACCGGCTTGTTTTCCAAGTGCGCACGTACCATAATACTTCAGAGCATCCTGCGTTTGCACAAGCGTGGATTGTGCATCCGTTGGATTATTTCAGACGGAagagtgctgctgctctgtatTATATGGAATATAGTTTAAACTTaagcttttaatgaaaatatggtGTTGTTTCTAGATGGAGCAGGTCTGTCACGTGTGCATGTGACGTGTGATTTCCAGGCACCTAAGCACAAAGTGACTAAACAAACTAATGTGCTGACAAAAGGTGGATCGATGCAGCAGAAATACTGGTTACAGCGTCTTCACTGAACCCAGCCCTGGGTGATTCATTCCAGCTCAGCCTTTTAAGCTTGGAAAGAGTCGGAATTAAGTCAAAGTAAAGTGAAGTATTTGTGTAGTTCGTTATCCGTAATTTACGTGTTGTAAGCCTGTTGTGTTGCTTTGTCGTTTCCAGGGGGACAGAGTTGTGTTGTTCAGCCAGTTTACCATGATGCTGGATATCTTGGAAGTTTTCCTCAAACATTGGCAGCATAGATACATTAGATTGGATGgaaaaacacagatttctgATCGGTACGTGACTTCTTTTGCTGCAGAcgagaggaaaaaatacacgTGTGCGTGAAGGGGAGGACGTGACTTAAAGCCCTTTGCTGTCCAGTGTGTAGAGCTGTGTGGTCACTGTGGAAGGGGTTTAACGTTGGATTTCGGGTTTGTTTGGCGTCCTTCAGTCCTCCCCCATCCGCCAGCTCGCTCTTTGTGTTCTATGGTCACCCCAAATCTTTCGCCGTGCTTCGCTATGGGTCCGTCTCTGTTTCTCTGGTCGCTGCCGAGGACCATTGgtaccatttttccttctgcagaacAGCTGGAGCTCTGAGCTGCTTTGCGACGCCTCCGTCCTCCCTTTCGAAAgatcatcctcctcctcctgaaTCTGTGTTCAACCCTTGTGTTCCGCAGGATACGTCTCATAGACCAGTTCAACACAGATATGGGTATATTTGTATTCCTCCTGTCAACCAAAGCCGGGGGCTTGGGAATCAATCTGACCTCAGCAAACGTCGTCATTCTTCACGACATCGACTGCAACCCGTACAACGATAAGCAAGCAGAAGACCGATGCCACAGAGTAGGTCAGACAAGGTAGGGCTTTTTAGTTACGGCGCTTGGCTTTTCTGGGAGGCAAGCTCTCAAAAGAGACTCAAAAGCCACGGTTTTATCATTAAATATTCCTTTTGGAAGCAGAGACTTTTGCCACCCAGCTCCGGTCTTTGCGGGTCATTGTAATTGTCTCAGCAGGTGTTGCTGCCAGAACAAACCTCGTTCACGGTCTCCTCCTTTTCCCCGGTTCTCTCAGATTCTCTGTAGTTCTCGCATTTCTGGTGCTGGGAACCGTTTCAAGGCAGATCCGGAGTGTTTGGGGCCGCTTGGCAAAGCTCTTTGTTCCCTTCGGGAGGTTTCTGAGCTCCAAAGCGCCGCCCTGTGGTAAAAGCTGAAGCCAGGGGCTGTTCTCGAGGTGTCTGGCAGAACCAGCCGATAGGATCTAACTGATAACCGGTATTTCAGCCGAGGGGGATGCTGTTAACGGAGTTTCTGTGACCGGACAGGCCTTGCGCTGGCTGGAGAACATGGAGAAAACAAGTTTTGTGGCAGCAcagcaaagcgagaaggaagcGGTGTCGCCCTTTTGCCAAGGCAGAGCGTCCTGCCCGTGTGTGCTGAGCCAGAGGAACTGCAAAAACACGGATTTATCctgtttggggtttatttttcagagaagtaAAAGTGATAAAGCTGATCAGTAAGGGGACTATTGAGGAATCCATGCTCAAAATCAGCCAGCAGAAGCTGAAGTTGGAACAAGACATGACTGCGGCAGATTCAGGTGAGTCTCCCGCACATCGTTGTGTGAACCAAGGTTGCTGCAGTGTGTTACTCTGCAAACACCCAGGGGGCTGGATGCAGATAACCCTTTCGTTTCTTTGCTGGGATTCGCCTTTTCGGTTTGTTTCGTATTTTGGTTTCGCGTGGAATAATAAACTAGAAAGGAGCTTTGGTGCTGATGGTCGTTTGGTTTGTGCGCTCCAAGCCTGGCCCACGAACCAAGGACAAACCCGTGCGCGGAGAGGGTTCGGTACAGTTTTGGGCACGTGGATTTTGTCTGTTCCTAtggaatgttgtttttattcCCCAGGAGAAGAAGGAACCATCCCAGCAGATATCGCCACACTCCTCAAAGCTTCCTTAGGTCTCTGAAATGTAACTGCGTTGTGGAATTGGAGGAAGAAAGGTGACGTTGTACCCCGAGGACTCTTCTCTTACTTGCCACCATGAGCTTTATGGACAGTTATAACTTTTTGTAGTTCCTTTGATTGTATTCCTCATGGCATTGGATATTTTTAACACCGGCAGCATTCTTTTGATGCTAAAACACGAACAGCCCGGATGTGCCAACATGGGGTGCtgaaaaaatgctattttacaGATCACTTTTCCAAATGGGGACCTAAGTACTATTTGTTTTAACAAATCTGCTACTGCTGGAGATTTGTCagtatttttgtaattatttctaCCTccaaatatagatatatatataaaccgTCTGTTTCACTGGATTACTTGTGTAGATTTTTTTATATGTGCCTTATTTGACAATGCTTGAGTCCGGTTCGGCTTGTTTTCGGTTCATTTGATGTACCGTACCCGTTTTGTATCAACTTGTTTGAATAAAATTCCACAGGTTAACCAAATACTTTCATGTCGTCGTAATTTGGGGCTGGTGACCACTCGCATGTTGGGGATCCAACGAGCTGAAACGTTCCGTTCCAACTGACGTGGCCTCAGCCAGCAGTGCTTGATTGTCAGTGTCGCATTACCCTCTAATCACAGTTGCGTTAAGGCGTTGATTTTAAAACCGGAATTGCGGCCACATGGAAGTTTTCGTCCAGGGTGCGTTTGCTGCAAATCCGTTTGCTGTGCCGCAAAACGTGCGCGGCTGAGATGGGAGGAgctgcccgcagccccgggaAACCTGTTTGCTAAAGAAAATGCGGCCGAACCGTCCAAAAACACAAGTTCACCCtccccgggcccggccccgctgtCCCTGCGGTGCCGCCGAACGGACACGAGATGGCGCTGCGCTCTGCAGGGCCGCGCGGTGTCCGCCAGGCGGCGCCATCCCGGGCTGGGGCGGGGGCGGGACCGAGAGAGGGGGCGGGACCGAGATCGGAGGGGGCGGAACCGAGatcggagggggcgtggccaacCCGCTCGGCCGCGCCCCGAGCGCAGCTGAGCCCGCCGCGGGGACGCGGTGGCCGGTTCTCATTGGGTCGGTGCTGGTGCCGCGTTTGTTCGGTGCGTTCCCCTGTGTGTCTGGTTGGTGTTGGTGCCTCGGTTGTTTCACGGCAGCGCAGCCGAGCCCGCAGCGA from the Columba livia isolate bColLiv1 breed racing homer chromosome 4, bColLiv1.pat.W.v2, whole genome shotgun sequence genome contains:
- the SMARCAD1 gene encoding SWI/SNF-related matrix-associated actin-dependent regulator of chromatin subfamily A containing DEAD/H box 1 isoform X1; amino-acid sequence: MSLYNLDRFRFERKRKKAEQESEAPAAQGSAAAGDAAGGDEDEATDDSNRPETPALDVTQRTEYSAVPETPEAKRTRKQSYFKPRRGVKFLDGSSDSDNEEPRNFCAAKENRAPRRNVAVISEQSDDDQDEDERPQLAFVNGGDQPPAVKKGAEENTRDAKIQTLKELFSRRSDQELLQSTEPTRARDEAVAAGLKFSDEAASRKRKLKGSPTKCKNGNEQVAKKPKSNYLDESEPQRQWERQEMLVKKLQNTFPELDKEELRDVLQEHNWVFHEALEALRVFAEDDEGMEFPPKSEASDWTEASANSTSDEGKEKPKQNEQNGFQKKDESKKSIWSAKREAEGSEDESASDDGGSSLDEDYSSGNEVMDDGYRAKILSFLQDASLSELALIPQCSQKKAQKIIALRPFNSWEALFTKMTKTTGLSEDIVWNCKILLKERDVVLKLMNKCEEISNKLTKQVTRITEDGGCGWNIEQPSTLNQSLELKPYQKIGLNWLALLHKHGLNGILADEMGLGKTIQAIAFLAYLYQEGHKGPHLIVVPVSTLDNWIREIHLWCPELNILIYYGSQEDRKHLRVDIHNKAVDFNVIVTTYNCAISSSDDRGLFRRLKLNYAIFDEGHMLKNMSSVRYQHLMTINAKNRLLLTGTPVQNNLLELMSLLNFVMPHMFSSSTSEIRRMFSSKAKSAEEQSIYEKERIAHAKQIIKPFILRRVKDEVLKQLPPKKDLIELCAMSEKQEQLYCDLLNKLKKTFNSNEKNSDMGNVMMQLRKMANHPLLHRQHYTSDKLRTMATLMLKEPTHCDANPDLILEDMTVMTDFELHLLCKQYPHISDYKLGMDQILDSGKFRALERILSDFKEKGDRVVLFSQFTMMLDILEVFLKHWQHRYIRLDGKTQISDRIRLIDQFNTDMGIFVFLLSTKAGGLGINLTSANVVILHDIDCNPYNDKQAEDRCHRVGQTREVKVIKLISKGTIEESMLKISQQKLKLEQDMTAADSGEEGTIPADIATLLKASLGL
- the SMARCAD1 gene encoding SWI/SNF-related matrix-associated actin-dependent regulator of chromatin subfamily A containing DEAD/H box 1 isoform X2, whose product is MSLYNLDRFRFERKRKKAEQESEAPAAQGSAAAGDAAGGDEDEATDDSNRPETPALDVTQRTEYSAVPETPEAKRTRKQSYFKPRRGVKFLDGSSDSDNEEPRNFCAAKENRAPRRNVAVISEQSDDDQDEDERPQLAFVNGGDQPPAVKKGAEENTRDAKIQTLKELFSRRSDQELLQSTEPTRARDEAVAAGLKFSDEAASRKRKLKGSPTKCKNGNEQVAKKPKSNYLDESEPQRQWERQEMLVKKLQNTFPELDKEELRDVLQEHNWVFHEALEALRVFAEDDEGMEFPPKSEASDWTEASANSTSDEGKEKPKQNEQNGFQKKDESKKSIWSAKREAEGSEDESASDDGGSSLDEDYSSGNEVMDDGYRAKILSFLQDASLSELALIPQCSQKKAQKIIALRPFNSWEALFTKMTKTTGLSEDIVWNCKILLKERDVVLKLMNKCEEISNKLTKQVTRITEDGGCGWNIEQPSTLNQSLELKPYQKIGLNWLALLHKHGLNGILADEMGLGKTIQAIAFLAYLYQEGHKGPHLIVVPVSTLDNWIREIHLWCPELNILIYYGSQEDRKHLRVDIHNKAVDFNVIVTTYNCAISSSDDRGLFRRLKLNYAIFDEGHMLKNMSSVRYQHLMTINAKNRLLLTGTPVQNNLLELMSLLNFVMPHMFSSSTSEIRRMFSSKAKSAEEQSIYEKERIAHAKQIIKPFILRRVKDEVLKQLPPKKDLIELCAMSEKQEQLYCDLLNKLKKTFNSNEKNSDMGNVMMQLRKMANHPLLHRQHYTSDKLRTMATLMLKEPTHCDANPDLILEDMTVMTDFELHLLCKQYPHISDYKLGMDQILDSGKFRALERILSDFKEKGDRVVLFSQFTMMLDILEVFLKHWQHRYIRLDGKTQISDRIRLIDQFNTDMGIFVFLLSTKAGGLGINLTSANVVILHDIDCNPYNDKQAEDRCHRVGQTSRGGCC